A stretch of Rhododendron vialii isolate Sample 1 chromosome 4a, ASM3025357v1 DNA encodes these proteins:
- the LOC131324838 gene encoding probable inactive leucine-rich repeat receptor-like protein kinase At3g03770 isoform X3 yields MAKPFQYHPLNLLLFFFFFLLFMVVVSIPDSDQLQSSQSHVLSEIQQLLNYPQVLSTWNQTTDFCNTEPNPSLTLVCYGGDLTQLHIISDNCWLPQTTMVPQSGFSSDSFFSTLSTLPSLKVLSLVCLGLWGPLPASIGRLSSLEILNMSSNYFSGPLPQELSSLSNLQTLILDHNNFTGRIPGWLVSLPLLAVLSLGNNSLSGPIPFSFTRMENLRVLLLSMNRLSGEVPNLQNLTNLQVLDVGYNELGPHFPKLLHTNLLILVLRKNKFSFGIPEEISSCYRLQQLDISSNGLTGPFLAQLLSLPSLSYLDISGNKFTGVLYGNTSCNARLAFVNLSSNYLTGELPRCLQSNSSTRVVQYTGNCLSQSSAQEQHPYSFCRIEALAVKITPHERERKSIKRSVLASSSVGGIFGGIALCVVLFLGMRKVYAKQTVKTPQARLIIEKVPPAYTMKMLSDARYISETMKLGALGLPPYRTFYLEELKEATSNFSSLNFIGEGSQGKVHKGILTDGTLVAIRSLKMRKRHGIQSYRHQIELISRLRHRHLVSFVGHSFECYPDDSSVSTTFLVQEFVPNGTLRSCISGHKFTWTQRIAAAIGVARGIQFLHTGIVPGVFSNDLKITDVLLDHELHVKINNYNLPLLAENRIQVCSGAVHTGPKERNTGTANGDKNDVYDMGIILLEIIVGRVIMCRSSITTAKDLLQVSLTTDDDVARRSIVDPAIHKECSDDSLKTVMEICVRCLSNEPTDRPTVEDVLWNLQFAAQVQDLWRVDSNSNQGSPFKSTE; encoded by the exons ATGGCAAAACCATTTCAGTACCATCCACTAAatctccttctcttcttcttcttcttcctcctgtTCATGGTTGTGGTTTCAATCCCTGACTCAGACCAGCTACAATCTTCCCAATCCCATGTCCTTTCCGAAATCCAACAGTTACTAAACTACCCACAAGTCCTGAGCACCTGGAACCAAACCACAGATTTTTGCAACACTGAACCAAACCCATCTCTAACACTAGTATGCTATGGGGGTGACCTAACCCAGCTGCATATCATCAGTGATAACTGTTGGCTTCCTCAGACAACAATGGTGCCTCAGAGTGGTTTCTCCTCTGATTCTTTCTTCTCCACTCTTTCCACCCTCCCCAGCTTGAAAGTCCTCTCTTTAGTTTGTTTAGGCTTATGGGGTCCATTGCCTGCCAGTATTGGGAGACTGTCTTCACTTGAGATTCTCAACATGAGCTCAAATTACTTTTCTGGCCCTCTCCCTCAAGAGTTGTCATCTTTGAGCAACCTCCAAACACTCATACTTGATCACAACAACTTCACCGGTCGGATTCCTGGTTGGCTTGTTTCACTGCCATTGCTTGCTGTTTTGAGTTTAGGCAACAATTCACTTAGTGGGCCTATTCCATTTTCTTTCACAAGGATGGAAAATCTCCGTGTTCTTTTGCTTTCGATGAATCGTTTGTCTGGAGAAGTCCCTAATCTCCAGAACTTGACAAATCTTCAAGTTCTTGATGTGGGATATAATGAACTTGGGCCccattttccaaaactactGCACACAAACTTGTTGATTCTGGTCCTTAGAAAGAACAAGTTTAGCTTTGGCATACCGGAAGAAATAAGCTCCTGTTATCGACTCCAGCAGCTGGATATCTCTTCCAATGGGCTTACTGGACCATTTCTGGCCCAGTTGCTGTCACTACCTTCGCTTTCCTATCTCGATATTTCAGGCAACAAATTCACCGGAGTGCTTTATGGAAACACTTCCTGCAATGCTAGACTTGCTTTTGTAAACTTGTCGTCGAATTATTTGACCGGAGAGTTGCCCAGATGCTTACAGTCCAATTCTAGTACAAGGGTTGTCCAGTATACTGGAAATTGCTTGTCACAGAGTAGTGCTCAAGAGCAGCACCCGTATTCGTTTTGCCGCATTGAAGCACTGGCCGTGAAAATTACCCCCCATGAGCGGGAGCGAAAATCGATCAAGAGATCAGTTTTGGCATCAAGTTCAGTAGGAGGGATTTTTGGTGGAATTGCACTTTGTGTTGTGCTTTTCTTGGGTATGAGAAAAGTATACGCGAAACAAACGGTGAAAACACCTCAAGCAAGACTAATAATAGAAAAGGTTCCACCTGCGTACACTATGAAGATGCTTTCAGATGCAA GGTACATATCGGAGACGATGAAGCTTGGAGCACTTGGACTCCCTCCTTATCGAACTTTTTATCTGGAGGAGCTTAAGGAGGCTACCAGTAACTTTAGCTCGTTAAATTTCATCGGCGAAGGATCTCAGGGTAAG GTTCACAAAGGGATACTCACAGATGGAACTCTCGTCGCTATTAGAAGCTTGAAAATGAGAAAGAGGCATGGGATCCAGTCCTACAGACACCAAATTGAATTAATTTCAAGACTTAGACACCGCCACCTTGTTAGTTTTGTTGGCCATAGCTTTGAGTGCTACCCAGATGATTCAAGCGTCAGCACAACATTTCTGGTTCAGGAATTTGTGCCCAATGGGACACTTAGAAGCTGCATTTCTG GACACAAGTTCACTTGGACACAAAGGATAGCAGCTGCAATCGGAGTTGCAAGGGGTATTCAGTTTCTTCATACAGGAATAGTGCCTGGTGTGTTTTCAAACGATTTGAAGATAACCGATGTTCTGCTGGATCATGAACTCCATGTGAAGATAAACAACTATAACCTTCCTTTGTTAGCTGAAAACCGGATCCAG GTATGTAGTGGAGCTGTACACACTGGACCGAAAGAGCGGAACAC GGGCACAGCGAATGGTGACAAGAACGATGTATATGACATGGGCATAATTTTGCTCGAAATCATCGTTGGAAGAGTTATCATGTGCCGAAGTTCCATTACCACTGCTAAGGATCTC TTACAAGTAAGCTTAACGACAGATGATGACGTAGCTCGGAGAAGCATCGTTGATCCAGCGATCCACAAGGAGTGTTCTGATGATTCACTAAAAACTGTGATGGAGATTTGTGTCAGGTGTCTTTCCAATGAACCAACTGATAGGCCTACTGTGGAGGATGTGCTCTGGAACTTGCAGTTTGCAGCTCAGGTTCAGGACCTATGGAGGGTGGACTCCAACAGCAATCAAGGCTCCCCTTTCAAGTCTACCGAATAG
- the LOC131324838 gene encoding probable inactive leucine-rich repeat receptor-like protein kinase At3g03770 isoform X2, translating to MAKPFQYHPLNLLLFFFFFLLFMVVVSIPDSDQLQSSQSHVLSEIQQLLNYPQVLSTWNQTTDFCNTEPNPSLTLVCYGGDLTQLHIISDNCWLPQTTMVPQSGFSSDSFFSTLSTLPSLKVLSLVCLGLWGPLPASIGRLSSLEILNMSSNYFSGPLPQELSSLSNLQTLILDHNNFTGRIPGWLVSLPLLAVLSLGNNSLSGPIPFSFTRMENLRVLLLSMNRLSGEVPNLQNLTNLQVLDVGYNELGPHFPKLLHTNLLILVLRKNKFSFGIPEEISSCYRLQQLDISSNGLTGPFLAQLLSLPSLSYLDISGNKFTGVLYGNTSCNARLAFVNLSSNYLTGELPRCLQSNSSTRVVQYTGNCLSQSSAQEQHPYSFCRIEALAVKITPHERERKSIKRSVLASSSVGGIFGGIALCVVLFLGMRKVYAKQTVKTPQARLIIEKVPPAYTMKMLSDARYISETMKLGALGLPPYRTFYLEELKEATSNFSSLNFIGEGSQGKVHKGILTDGTLVAIRSLKMRKRHGIQSYRHQIELISRLRHRHLVSFVGHSFECYPDDSSVSTTFLVQEFVPNGTLRSCISVSGHKFTWTQRIAAAIGVARGIQFLHTGIVPGVFSNDLKITDVLLDHELHVKINNYNLPLLAENRIQVCSGAVHTGPKERNTGTANGDKNDVYDMGIILLEIIVGRVIMCRSSITTAKDLLQVSLTTDDDVARRSIVDPAIHKECSDDSLKTVMEICVRCLSNEPTDRPTVEDVLWNLQFAAQVQDLWRVDSNSNQGSPFKSTE from the exons ATGGCAAAACCATTTCAGTACCATCCACTAAatctccttctcttcttcttcttcttcctcctgtTCATGGTTGTGGTTTCAATCCCTGACTCAGACCAGCTACAATCTTCCCAATCCCATGTCCTTTCCGAAATCCAACAGTTACTAAACTACCCACAAGTCCTGAGCACCTGGAACCAAACCACAGATTTTTGCAACACTGAACCAAACCCATCTCTAACACTAGTATGCTATGGGGGTGACCTAACCCAGCTGCATATCATCAGTGATAACTGTTGGCTTCCTCAGACAACAATGGTGCCTCAGAGTGGTTTCTCCTCTGATTCTTTCTTCTCCACTCTTTCCACCCTCCCCAGCTTGAAAGTCCTCTCTTTAGTTTGTTTAGGCTTATGGGGTCCATTGCCTGCCAGTATTGGGAGACTGTCTTCACTTGAGATTCTCAACATGAGCTCAAATTACTTTTCTGGCCCTCTCCCTCAAGAGTTGTCATCTTTGAGCAACCTCCAAACACTCATACTTGATCACAACAACTTCACCGGTCGGATTCCTGGTTGGCTTGTTTCACTGCCATTGCTTGCTGTTTTGAGTTTAGGCAACAATTCACTTAGTGGGCCTATTCCATTTTCTTTCACAAGGATGGAAAATCTCCGTGTTCTTTTGCTTTCGATGAATCGTTTGTCTGGAGAAGTCCCTAATCTCCAGAACTTGACAAATCTTCAAGTTCTTGATGTGGGATATAATGAACTTGGGCCccattttccaaaactactGCACACAAACTTGTTGATTCTGGTCCTTAGAAAGAACAAGTTTAGCTTTGGCATACCGGAAGAAATAAGCTCCTGTTATCGACTCCAGCAGCTGGATATCTCTTCCAATGGGCTTACTGGACCATTTCTGGCCCAGTTGCTGTCACTACCTTCGCTTTCCTATCTCGATATTTCAGGCAACAAATTCACCGGAGTGCTTTATGGAAACACTTCCTGCAATGCTAGACTTGCTTTTGTAAACTTGTCGTCGAATTATTTGACCGGAGAGTTGCCCAGATGCTTACAGTCCAATTCTAGTACAAGGGTTGTCCAGTATACTGGAAATTGCTTGTCACAGAGTAGTGCTCAAGAGCAGCACCCGTATTCGTTTTGCCGCATTGAAGCACTGGCCGTGAAAATTACCCCCCATGAGCGGGAGCGAAAATCGATCAAGAGATCAGTTTTGGCATCAAGTTCAGTAGGAGGGATTTTTGGTGGAATTGCACTTTGTGTTGTGCTTTTCTTGGGTATGAGAAAAGTATACGCGAAACAAACGGTGAAAACACCTCAAGCAAGACTAATAATAGAAAAGGTTCCACCTGCGTACACTATGAAGATGCTTTCAGATGCAA GGTACATATCGGAGACGATGAAGCTTGGAGCACTTGGACTCCCTCCTTATCGAACTTTTTATCTGGAGGAGCTTAAGGAGGCTACCAGTAACTTTAGCTCGTTAAATTTCATCGGCGAAGGATCTCAGGGTAAG GTTCACAAAGGGATACTCACAGATGGAACTCTCGTCGCTATTAGAAGCTTGAAAATGAGAAAGAGGCATGGGATCCAGTCCTACAGACACCAAATTGAATTAATTTCAAGACTTAGACACCGCCACCTTGTTAGTTTTGTTGGCCATAGCTTTGAGTGCTACCCAGATGATTCAAGCGTCAGCACAACATTTCTGGTTCAGGAATTTGTGCCCAATGGGACACTTAGAAGCTGCATTTCTG TTTCAGGACACAAGTTCACTTGGACACAAAGGATAGCAGCTGCAATCGGAGTTGCAAGGGGTATTCAGTTTCTTCATACAGGAATAGTGCCTGGTGTGTTTTCAAACGATTTGAAGATAACCGATGTTCTGCTGGATCATGAACTCCATGTGAAGATAAACAACTATAACCTTCCTTTGTTAGCTGAAAACCGGATCCAG GTATGTAGTGGAGCTGTACACACTGGACCGAAAGAGCGGAACAC GGGCACAGCGAATGGTGACAAGAACGATGTATATGACATGGGCATAATTTTGCTCGAAATCATCGTTGGAAGAGTTATCATGTGCCGAAGTTCCATTACCACTGCTAAGGATCTC TTACAAGTAAGCTTAACGACAGATGATGACGTAGCTCGGAGAAGCATCGTTGATCCAGCGATCCACAAGGAGTGTTCTGATGATTCACTAAAAACTGTGATGGAGATTTGTGTCAGGTGTCTTTCCAATGAACCAACTGATAGGCCTACTGTGGAGGATGTGCTCTGGAACTTGCAGTTTGCAGCTCAGGTTCAGGACCTATGGAGGGTGGACTCCAACAGCAATCAAGGCTCCCCTTTCAAGTCTACCGAATAG
- the LOC131324838 gene encoding probable inactive leucine-rich repeat receptor-like protein kinase At3g03770 isoform X1 — translation MAKPFQYHPLNLLLFFFFFLLFMVVVSIPDSDQLQSSQSHVLSEIQQLLNYPQVLSTWNQTTDFCNTEPNPSLTLVCYGGDLTQLHIISDNCWLPQTTMVPQSGFSSDSFFSTLSTLPSLKVLSLVCLGLWGPLPASIGRLSSLEILNMSSNYFSGPLPQELSSLSNLQTLILDHNNFTGRIPGWLVSLPLLAVLSLGNNSLSGPIPFSFTRMENLRVLLLSMNRLSGEVPNLQNLTNLQVLDVGYNELGPHFPKLLHTNLLILVLRKNKFSFGIPEEISSCYRLQQLDISSNGLTGPFLAQLLSLPSLSYLDISGNKFTGVLYGNTSCNARLAFVNLSSNYLTGELPRCLQSNSSTRVVQYTGNCLSQSSAQEQHPYSFCRIEALAVKITPHERERKSIKRSVLASSSVGGIFGGIALCVVLFLGMRKVYAKQTVKTPQARLIIEKVPPAYTMKMLSDARYISETMKLGALGLPPYRTFYLEELKEATSNFSSLNFIGEGSQGKVHKGILTDGTLVAIRSLKMRKRHGIQSYRHQIELISRLRHRHLVSFVGHSFECYPDDSSVSTTFLVQEFVPNGTLRSCISEVVSGHKFTWTQRIAAAIGVARGIQFLHTGIVPGVFSNDLKITDVLLDHELHVKINNYNLPLLAENRIQVCSGAVHTGPKERNTGTANGDKNDVYDMGIILLEIIVGRVIMCRSSITTAKDLLQVSLTTDDDVARRSIVDPAIHKECSDDSLKTVMEICVRCLSNEPTDRPTVEDVLWNLQFAAQVQDLWRVDSNSNQGSPFKSTE, via the exons ATGGCAAAACCATTTCAGTACCATCCACTAAatctccttctcttcttcttcttcttcctcctgtTCATGGTTGTGGTTTCAATCCCTGACTCAGACCAGCTACAATCTTCCCAATCCCATGTCCTTTCCGAAATCCAACAGTTACTAAACTACCCACAAGTCCTGAGCACCTGGAACCAAACCACAGATTTTTGCAACACTGAACCAAACCCATCTCTAACACTAGTATGCTATGGGGGTGACCTAACCCAGCTGCATATCATCAGTGATAACTGTTGGCTTCCTCAGACAACAATGGTGCCTCAGAGTGGTTTCTCCTCTGATTCTTTCTTCTCCACTCTTTCCACCCTCCCCAGCTTGAAAGTCCTCTCTTTAGTTTGTTTAGGCTTATGGGGTCCATTGCCTGCCAGTATTGGGAGACTGTCTTCACTTGAGATTCTCAACATGAGCTCAAATTACTTTTCTGGCCCTCTCCCTCAAGAGTTGTCATCTTTGAGCAACCTCCAAACACTCATACTTGATCACAACAACTTCACCGGTCGGATTCCTGGTTGGCTTGTTTCACTGCCATTGCTTGCTGTTTTGAGTTTAGGCAACAATTCACTTAGTGGGCCTATTCCATTTTCTTTCACAAGGATGGAAAATCTCCGTGTTCTTTTGCTTTCGATGAATCGTTTGTCTGGAGAAGTCCCTAATCTCCAGAACTTGACAAATCTTCAAGTTCTTGATGTGGGATATAATGAACTTGGGCCccattttccaaaactactGCACACAAACTTGTTGATTCTGGTCCTTAGAAAGAACAAGTTTAGCTTTGGCATACCGGAAGAAATAAGCTCCTGTTATCGACTCCAGCAGCTGGATATCTCTTCCAATGGGCTTACTGGACCATTTCTGGCCCAGTTGCTGTCACTACCTTCGCTTTCCTATCTCGATATTTCAGGCAACAAATTCACCGGAGTGCTTTATGGAAACACTTCCTGCAATGCTAGACTTGCTTTTGTAAACTTGTCGTCGAATTATTTGACCGGAGAGTTGCCCAGATGCTTACAGTCCAATTCTAGTACAAGGGTTGTCCAGTATACTGGAAATTGCTTGTCACAGAGTAGTGCTCAAGAGCAGCACCCGTATTCGTTTTGCCGCATTGAAGCACTGGCCGTGAAAATTACCCCCCATGAGCGGGAGCGAAAATCGATCAAGAGATCAGTTTTGGCATCAAGTTCAGTAGGAGGGATTTTTGGTGGAATTGCACTTTGTGTTGTGCTTTTCTTGGGTATGAGAAAAGTATACGCGAAACAAACGGTGAAAACACCTCAAGCAAGACTAATAATAGAAAAGGTTCCACCTGCGTACACTATGAAGATGCTTTCAGATGCAA GGTACATATCGGAGACGATGAAGCTTGGAGCACTTGGACTCCCTCCTTATCGAACTTTTTATCTGGAGGAGCTTAAGGAGGCTACCAGTAACTTTAGCTCGTTAAATTTCATCGGCGAAGGATCTCAGGGTAAG GTTCACAAAGGGATACTCACAGATGGAACTCTCGTCGCTATTAGAAGCTTGAAAATGAGAAAGAGGCATGGGATCCAGTCCTACAGACACCAAATTGAATTAATTTCAAGACTTAGACACCGCCACCTTGTTAGTTTTGTTGGCCATAGCTTTGAGTGCTACCCAGATGATTCAAGCGTCAGCACAACATTTCTGGTTCAGGAATTTGTGCCCAATGGGACACTTAGAAGCTGCATTTCTG AGGTAGTTTCAGGACACAAGTTCACTTGGACACAAAGGATAGCAGCTGCAATCGGAGTTGCAAGGGGTATTCAGTTTCTTCATACAGGAATAGTGCCTGGTGTGTTTTCAAACGATTTGAAGATAACCGATGTTCTGCTGGATCATGAACTCCATGTGAAGATAAACAACTATAACCTTCCTTTGTTAGCTGAAAACCGGATCCAG GTATGTAGTGGAGCTGTACACACTGGACCGAAAGAGCGGAACAC GGGCACAGCGAATGGTGACAAGAACGATGTATATGACATGGGCATAATTTTGCTCGAAATCATCGTTGGAAGAGTTATCATGTGCCGAAGTTCCATTACCACTGCTAAGGATCTC TTACAAGTAAGCTTAACGACAGATGATGACGTAGCTCGGAGAAGCATCGTTGATCCAGCGATCCACAAGGAGTGTTCTGATGATTCACTAAAAACTGTGATGGAGATTTGTGTCAGGTGTCTTTCCAATGAACCAACTGATAGGCCTACTGTGGAGGATGTGCTCTGGAACTTGCAGTTTGCAGCTCAGGTTCAGGACCTATGGAGGGTGGACTCCAACAGCAATCAAGGCTCCCCTTTCAAGTCTACCGAATAG